ATTGCAAATAACGCCTTTAGTCATTCAAGTATGAGTCAATCATTTAACATCACAATAAGTTTTGGCCTTTGCCATAAAAACAGTGGTAATCAATCACTCGATAACTTAATACAGCTAGCTGATACCGCGCTTTATCAAGCGAAATCTAAAGGTCGAAATCGTACTGAATACGTTAAATAATTTCTATCTGTTGGCTTACCGCCTGAGATTGGCCAGCCTCAATTGACACCCACTGAGTGTTTGCTGCCTCGAGGCAGACATATTCAGTTTCACCACCTTGATGTACATCTGCCATGGTCGCCGCTATCTCTCTACCTGGATTCCAAACAACCCATTGTTGGCAATCATTACTGGTTACTTTTATGGTACGTTGCCAACCGGTGTCTTTGATCAACTGCTCAGTATTATCATAATAAATACGATCAAGTGGGCCCACACAATTCACTAACTCGTCTATTTGTTGTTTCTTGCCAGTAATTTTATCATCAAAATGTACTCCTTTAAGCTGAGGAAGATGCACATTTTTAGGATTGCTAACAGCAAAATAGCTATGTAAGGCATGGCCAAATTTTAACGGTAACTCTCCGGTATTTTTGATCGATAATTGCTGATATAAACCTTTTGAAAAAATTAGGGTTTGTTCAACCTCAAACGAGTGTTGCCACGCTGAATGTCTATTTTCTCCTTTAATACTTAACACTAGCGTAATAGCTTCTTGAGTAATCGAACAAGAGCTTACTTGCCAATCACTGGTTCGTGCAAAGCCATGATTTCCTAGATTATTGCCTTGTTCATCTATCAAGGGCCCGAACCATGGCCAACAAATAGGAATCCCCCCTCTAATCGCTTTTCCTGCTTGATATTCAGCTTTATCACTTAACCAAAGAACGGGACGTTGATTGGTTGGCTGCCAACTAAGTACATGACCACCATAAACACTGACTTTTGCCTGACACAAAGGATGTTCAATCAGTAATATAGCGTGTTCGTTAGCAAGTTGTTGTTGGCTAATGCTTGCGTAGTCAGTTGATTTTAAAAGCGTAAGGCTCACAAGATATACCTAATTAAGTGTTAAAGTTTAAGTGTATCAAAGCATAGAATGGAAGAAAGTATAAAAGTATTCAGTGCATACAAAAAAAGCCAGACAAATTTGTCTGGCCTTAATAATATATTACGTGGCAGTTAGCACACGTATAACACTAATTACTTCACGTATGCTCTAGGCATATTCGTTTCAGCCGTGTAACGATCACGTAGTGCGTCTTGACGGCTCAATGTAGATGTTTCTACACCATCAATCCACATTTGTTCAACACGTGTGCTTAATTCAAATGGGTCACCGCTCCATAATACTAGGTCTGCTTTTTTCCCAACCGCAATACGACCAGCATCAATATTGAACGCATCTGCAACGTTAGCCGTGACTGCTTTTAAAGCATTTTCTTTTGAAACGCCGTTTGCTACAGAAATTCCCGCATCAAAACGAAGCATGTATAGATTATGTGTATCACCACTTACCGAATAAGCAACATTAACACCAGCATCAAACAAAGTACTTGCACTTGCTAAAGTGCGGTGCAGTGCATCAAAGCTAGGCAAGTTGTTAATTGCCCCCATAATAACCGGCACTTCTGCCTGCGCAATTTCATCAGCAACACTAACGGCATCACCAGCACCCGCAATCACTAAATCGAGCGAAAACTCTTTTTTAAGCGCGAGTAAAGCGAGAATATCTGTTGCACGATCAACATAGGCTATCATCGGTTTTTCACCGGCTAATAACGCATTAATTGCTTGGTCGGCACGCTTTGGCTTTTTCGCGTCTTTTTTATCCTTTTTCGCTTTCGATAATGCCTCTTTCGTATCTTGTAATTTATGACGAAGTTTTTGAATTTCCATGGCACGAGAGCCTTTACGCTTTGCACCTAAGTCAACAATGACGGCAACATCAGTCATACGTATGCTATCAAATTCACCCGATAAGTCAGCGAAGAATGCCTGGCCTTTAAACATATCATCGCCACCACGAGGAACCGATATATTGGTTGTAATTCCACCTTTTCGTGTATAAGGAATAACCGTAGATTTCGGGTTAAATGCCGCACTAGCATCAAAGGTTATGTTTGCTTTTTTCTCGCTAGAATCGCGCGTGCTAGACACCGCCGATACTTCAACTAAACCAAGCTGGTTCATTGAACCGATAAATCCTGGTGTCAGTGTTTTACCGCCAGCATCTATAGAGGTATCAGCATTAACAGTTTCAGGATTAATCGCAGTGATCACTCCTTCATCAAAAACAACAGTAGCGTTCGTTAACACTCCTTGTTCTGTCATGGTATGAATCGTTGCGTTAGTTACAGCAATGCTCTCTGCATATGCTGAGGCAGTGCTAGTAAGTGCTAACGTTAATAACGAAGCTTTAAATAATTTCATGGTCATTCTCCTTACTGCTGGCCTAATGAAAAATCACTAACGGCTTGATATTTATCATCAAAACGGTCATAAACCTTTGCGCCATCAATAAATACTTGTTCCGCTTGGGCATAAACACTAAACGGGTTGCTATTCCAGATCACCACATCAGCACTCTTACCTGATGCTAAACTACCTGTTTTATCTTCAATACCAAGTGATTTTGCTGCATTGGCGGTGATCCAAGTGATCGCATCTTTTGGCTTAATATCAAAGCCATTTTCATTGGCACGATACATCACTTTACCGGCTTCTTGGTTTAAACGTTGAATGGTAGTCGCTGAATCTGAATGTACAACCGCACACGAATTGGCTTTACTATCAACCACGGCAACATTTTCTTGGATCATGTCGTAAGCTTCCATTTTAAAGCCCCACCAATCTGGCCACATTGCTGCACAATTACCATTCTCAGCAAGTGTATCCGCAATCTTGTAAGCTTCTATAGCATGGTGGAATGTACCTGCGTGGTAACCAAACTCTTTTGAGAGATCGATCATCATCGCCATTTCTTCCGCTTTGTAGCAATGGTTATGAATTTTTATCTCGCCATCAAGCACACCTTTTAGCGTATCAAGTTCAATATCTCTAGCGGGTGCTTCTGAGTTTTTACCTTCAGCATAGTCTGCTTCATATTTATCCCATGCGCGTTTATATTCTACGGCCTCGGCCCAAGCCATACGGTAACCAGCCATGTTACCCATTCGTGTGGCAGGGGAAACTTTTTTCGAACCGTAAACACGTTTTGGATTTTCACCACAAGCCATTTTTAAACCATAAGGCGCATCTGGAAATTTCATCCCTTGCATAGTGTGACTAGGTACATTACGTAAGGTAACCCCTCGCCCACCAAATAAATTTGCCGAACCTGGTAAAATTTGTAAGGTCGTAATACCACCTGCACGAGCCCTATTAAAACCAGGATCTTGCGGCCAAACACTGTGTTCAGCCCATACTTCAGAGGTATTTGGTTGTGTTGCTTCGTTGCCGTCAGAATGTGACTCAGCTGAAGGGCTTGGATATACCCCCAAGTGCGAATGTACATCGATAACACCAGGTGTTACCCATTTACCTTTCGCATCGATAATGACAGCACCATCTGCAGAAAGCGAAGCACCTACTTGGCTAATTTTCCCATCAAGCATGAGTACATCTGCATTATCTAAACGCTCTCCAGTGCCCGTTAATACGGTAGCATTGCGAATAATGGTTGTTTGCTGAGGAAGCACTTGATAAGTGCTCGGATATGGATTTTTATTAATCTCTACTTTTTCATCTTGTTTTTCTGACTGAATACACGCCGTCAAAGACACTGAAATAGCAGCAACTAATACCGAAGGTATAAATTTTTGCATGTGAGGTTCCTGAACAAAAAATGTTATTAACTAACATTTGTAAATTTATCGTTATATTTTTATCACCATAACATTATTACGTAGTGAAGCTTTCGACAAGTGCATTTTTTCGCAATTGTATCAAAGTGCGACAAGATGTTTAATTTTAACGATAAGTAACCAACACAAGATGTGTAGACAAGAAGAATTGATTGAAATTACAATATCAAATGTTATTTGCTATTAAGAGTTTAAGAATTTACGCTTCCTTAAAAAGAGTAAAATAGTGATAATCACTCCGTAAATAACCGGTTCAGTTACACTAGCTTTCACCGACCAATAAAAGTGTATCCCCCCAAGTAAGATAGCGAGGTAAACCCAATTATGCAGTTTTTGCCAGCGCCTTCCCATACGCTTTTTAACCACTGACCATGAGGTGATAGCTAACAGCACTAGGATGATAAACGCTACCATACCTAATGTGATGTATGGTCGTTCAATAATCTCTTCAAAAAATAGCGCAAGGTTAAATTGAATTTCAAATGCCCAAAAACTCAACACATGGCATAGTGCATATAGAAAAGCATATAAACCAATTAATCGCCTATTTTGCATCAAAAAAGGCTTCTTGATGTACTTTGTTAATGGCGTAACGGCTAAGCTTAGTATTAGTAAATTTAATGCGCCAATACCGGTAAAATGTAACACGTACTCGACAGGATCTGCACCCAGCTGATCTGTGATGGCCATATAATAGACATTGATTAATAATGTTAAACTTATCGCGTGAATCAACACCTTTAACGTAAGTGTATCTCTTCTCATAACAACCTTTAAAAGTGTTTTGTTAAGTTCATATTTCGATATAGTTCAGCAACTTGCTCACCATAGCCATTAAATGGCAAAGTCTCTATGCGATTTCGAGCAAACAAGCCTCCGGTAGTTAATCGCCGTTCGCTAGCTTGGCTCCAGCGAGGATGATCAACGTTAGGGTTAACATTAGCGTAGAAGCCATATTCATTTGGCGCCAAAATATTCCAGGTTGTTGGCGGCATTTTTTCAACCAAACGAATGCTAACGATTGATTTGATACTTTTAAAGCCATACTTCCAAGGCACTACTAAGCGAATCGGCGCGCCATTTTGCGGCGGTAATGTTTTTCCGTAAAGCCCTACCGATAACAACGTTAAATCGTTAACGGCTTCATCAATTCTCAACCCTTCAACGTAAGGGTAATCAATACCGCCACCCATACGACGACTTGCCTGACCAGGCATTTGCTTAGGATCATATAACGTTTGAAAGGCAACAAACTTCGCTTTTGATGTTGGTTGCACTTTTTTCAACAAATCAGCAAGCGGAAAGCCTATCCAAGGGATCACCATGGACCATGCTTCTACACAACGAAACCGGTATATACGTTCTTGCAACGTAAACATTGATAACAGCTGATCATAATCTAAGGTAATCGGTTTTTCACACTCGCCTTCTATTCGAAGTTGCCAAGGGTTAACCTGTAGCTGTTGAGCATTTTCTACTGGATCTGATTTACTGGTGCCAAATTCATAAAAATTATTATGAGAAGTGACTTTTGCTTCTGGCGTTAACGTTTCATCTAAAGGCGCTCCTTTTTTGAAAGTTAACGGGGTTGTTTTAAATTGTGCTGTATCTTTATTACTTGAAAACCAATCAAGTGCTGATGCGTGAGAAGGCGTTGCTAATAAACCCGTAGCACCTACGAAGCCAAGCTGCTTTAGCATAGTACGACGCGCTAAATAAACATTCTCATCTGTAACACTATGCTCCGGAAGATTAACGGCGCTGCTAATCGATTTTTTCATAACCTGCCTTGCCTCAATAATACCAATGAATATAAATACATTACTACGAATGAACTAGCCAATGAGTTCATTCGCATATTATTAGACCTGACTTTAGTAAAATATATTCGCTACCACATTAAATCATCTGGAATTTGATATTCAGCGTACGGGTCGTCTTCATCAACATCACTGGTAACTTTATCGTTTTGCACCAACAACACATCTGGAGCTAATGCAGCCACTTTGTCAGCAGTTTCAGAGGTCACTAAATACGTTATTTCGTCAACACCACACAAAGCTAAACGCCCATTAACTAAGGCATCATAACTTGTGTTATCTAAATGCATTTTTTTAATTTTATTGTTAAAAGTATAGTTATATACTTTCTCACCATCGACGCCTGTTACTTGATGATGCTGTAAAATTTGTACAATTCTCAGCTTATCTTCTTTTTCTTTTAATGCCTGTTGACGTTGGGCATTTAATGCTGAATCTTTTATTTGTTTTTCTTGTTGTTGCTTAGCTAAATCTTGCTGCACTTTCTCTTGTAAGCTAGCTTCAACTTGCTGCCCACTTTTTTGCTGCTTTTTCTTTTTCCGTCTTTCCGTGTTTGCTTTACGCGCACTTTGTTTGGTGGCAAGGCCGGCTTTTAATAGTTGATCTTGTAATGAAGACATGATGTTCTCAAAAATAATTAAGTTTTCGCTATTTTATCAAGCTAGATCAGAATTCATAGTCTGAAAATAACGTAAACAGTGTTGAAGTTGCTCTGGTGTATCTAAATCTGCAAATGCTGCTTCTAATGATAAAGAAATAACATTATCGCCATGTTGATTTACAATCGCCTTAGCGCCAGAATCTGGTGGTATGTGTTTAAGTTGCTTAAAGTAATCACGGGGAAAAATAATTGGCGGCGAAAATGCACCACTTTTACCGCGCGCACAAATGATACTGTTCGATGCTTGTTGCCACGTTTGTTTGGTTAACGCTAAATCTGCAGCTGTTAACTGCCATTGATCAACCAACAGTAACATTACCCCCTTCACCGTTGAAGGCAACGCATTAATCCCTGCTGCTATTGAACTTCCCATACCTTGTTGCCAATTTGGATTATTCACCACATTAACGGGTAAGTGATTGACCGCATCACTGACTTTTTCTGCATAACAACCCACAACTACCAGCACATTATTAGTGAGTGTTAGCGCAAGCTCACACTGCCTTGCAATGAGCTTATTTCCTTGCACTTCAACTAATTGTTTTGGCTGACCCAGCCTTGATGAACTACCGGCCGCTAATACGATTACAGCCAGCTCACTTTCTATTGTTGAATACGCCATGACTTTATCTGACTCGACTGAAATTGATGACTAATAAACTGCTGAATTTCAGCACAAATTGACAACGCGATGGCTTGTGGACTTCGTCCCCCTATATTTAGCCCAATAGGAGCAAAAACTTGTTGTTGTACATCAGATGCCGTTAACGACAACGCATTAAGTAGCTTATCTCGCCGACCTGCGGGACCTAATAAACCAATATAGCCAATATTAGCCGCTAACGCATGCTTAAGTATCTCACCATCATTATTTAAATTATGAGTCATCACAACAACAGCATCAAACCCCTGATAGTCACCAGCATTTGATTGTTCTGGTCGTAATTTACGCTTGGCAAAACAGTGCGCAAATGCTGGTTGGTCTAAATATGCTTGTCGATGATCTTGTAAAGTTACTCGCCAACCCAATTGCTCAATCATAGTAACTAACGGTGCTACATCAGGACCAGCCCCACACACTAATAAAGAAAATACCGGTGTAACCGGTGTGATCAGCCAATCTCCTTCGGGTAATTCGCGCTGAATATTATCATGATCAAAATCGTTGCTAGCCGTAATAAATTCAGCCATCCCTGCACTTTTATCTTCCACTTGCTGACAATAATATCCTGATTGCCTTTGCTGCACAGCCTTGAGTAATGATACGAAATTAAGATGGTTATTTATTTTCGTTAGTGGTTGTAGATAAATATCAATAGCACCGTCACACCCTAATCCTAGACCCCATAATAAGTCAGCATCAGCTTTTAAATCATACGTAAGTAGTTTTGTATGATTTTCTCTTAACACCTCTTGAGCGTGTAAAGCAATATCAGCCTCTAAACAGCCGCCACTTAATAAACCTGTACATTGTCCTTGCGCAGAAATTAACATCATGGTGCCTGTTTTTCGATACGTTGAACCCTTGGTAGCGACGATGGTCGCTAATACATAGTCTTGCTCAGTTGAAAAATTGCCTACAATTTGTAACCAGTTTTCTTGCATGTGTTAACCCTTTAAGGCTGGTCTTGCAAACATTTTAGTGTTTCCATTAAGGTATTCCAAGGCAGTAATGCACATTGTTTTCTAACGGGAAACTGTTGAATCATCAATAGTGGCGAAAACTGCTCTGCAAGCTCCCCTATCATTGAGATGTTCGTAGATAATGCCCCTGTTAACTGCTGAGCCATTAGCATAGCCTCAACTAAAGTTATCCCTTGTGCTTCTTGACACATAATAGATGCAGATGCTCGACAAATAGCACAGCTATCCCCATGAAAGGCAATGGCCTTAATCACTGATAATTCACCTTGATGCTTGATTTCACAACTCACCGTAATTTCATCACCGCAAGCGGGGTTCACACCTTCATATGAAGCATCTGCATTAATTGCCAACTCAAAGCCAACAGGGTGTTTATGATGAGCAAGTAAAGCAGTTTGATACAACTGGTGCTGAGATTTAGTGTGATCTACATGCTGTTTTTTGGTTAAAGCCAAGTGCATAACTCCAACATTAAAGTGCCATCATTTTATGTGCCGTTGTTAAACTAGCCACTAATTTATCAATATCTGAGACATCATTATACAACCCTAATGACGCGCGTATACTTGCGTTAACACCCAATGTTTGATGTAACGGTTGCGCGCAGTGATGGCCTGCACGAATTGCAATGCCATCATTATCAAGTAAGCTGGCAATATCATGGCAATGTACTTTTTTAACTTGAAAACTTACCAAAGTAGGAATTTTCTCCTCGACATCGGTGGCACATCGCTTTATCAGCGGTTGATAAAAGGGTAATTTTTCAAGCTCTGAATGCAAATATCCTGCTAAGTTATCAATATATTGATTAACATCATGCCATGAAATGTCCGCCATGTAATCAATCGCTTCAATTAAGCCAACAATCGCAGCAACATTATGAGATCCCGGTTCAAATTTGAGCGGACCAGCAATAAAACGACTTTGTTGATAACTTACTGACTCAATTACCCCGCCTCCTAATTGATACGGGCGCATGTTATCAAAAAGGTTTCCTTTTGCGTATAAAACGCCACAGCCTGTTGGACCATAAATTTTATGGGCTGAGAATACATAAAAATCACAATCGATTTCACTGACATTGACTGACCCTTTACAAATGGCTTGTGCACCATCAATTAACGTTGGTATACCTTTATTACGAGCAATACGACAAATATTAGATACCGGATTCATCAACCCAAGTACATTAGAGCAATGTGTAATTGCCAATAATTTTGTATCGCTATCAAGCAATGCGGATAAGTTTGCTTGATTGATTGTGCCATCTTTGTTCAAAGGCGCAATTCGCAACTCAACATTGTATTGTTGAGCTAAACGTTGCCAAGGCAGTAAATTAGCATGATGTTCAGCTGCACTGATCACTATATTAGCTTGGTCGCCATCTTGTTTTTCGATAAGCAAAGGTTCAACAAAGCTATATGCCACCATATTAATAGCATCAGTGGTACCATGATTAAACGAGATATTCTCGCCACTTTGTGCTCCAATAAAATGTGCGACTTTCTCGCGAGCTTGTTCGACTCTTTCAGTCACACTGGCACTCAGCTGATATAAGCCTTTATGACTATTTGCATGGGCATAACATTGATAGTGAAACACCGCATCAGCGACATGTTTTGGAGTTAAGCATGTGGCGGCAGAATCTAAATAACAAAGATTAGGGTGTGCGTGTGATAGATAAACTGGAAAGTCGTGCTTCCATGGACTAACAATAGACATGAGTTTTCATTCATTAACGAGCGTAATTTAACGTTACCAACGCTACGCTAAGATAGCAATTCGCTATTTGTAAGTTTTAATGACATGCGTTTCAGTTGTGAAACAACCTTCACACTACACGAAAATGGTTACGATATTATTTGACCAAACGCATAGGTACAACATCAGGCTTGACTTCTTCTTGAGGGTTTTTCTTGACAGTTTTTGAAGCCGTTACTTGTTTCTCTGGTGCAACAAGTATTTCTTTATGAACCGATTCGCCATTTTGGAAGCGGTGATATGAAATTTCATCTAAGCCAATTTTTTGAGCAAATTGATAAAAGCTTTTAAAGTCATGCTTAGAAAACTCATCATCATCTTTATTCAATAAACCATCAATGTACATTTTATTGCCATTAATATTACAATTTGCAATAGCTTGATATGGCTCACCATACTCATCAACTTTCAATGCACGAACGGCTTTGATTTCAAAATACCAATCGCCAACTTGGATATAACGTGAATGTGTTTGTGACATTTTTATTCTCTACTAAAATACGCCCACACATCAATCTAGATGTGTTGCACTATAAACAAACATGGTCAAGCAAAAACATCTTGTTTGATAAACGATTGAACAACTGACCGAAAAAAGAATTGCGATTGGCGAAATGCCATGTCCTTGCACTATCTATGATTATTACATTGTTTTTAGCTTTCGGCTAACACTTTTTTTACAAAGACAATCGCTCGTTTTTACAGCGTTCTATAATCTCACGATCTAACCGCTGTATTTAACCTGAACTCGGGATAAGAAATTAGCCAATCAACTGAAACGGTAAGCTTTTTTATTTATCAAACTGTTATATCACGGAGTTTTTTCTTATTACTGCGCACTTCCATCAACAACTCAGCCCAGTTAAGGCGAAGTAAGTATCGTACATTGTTCCTTTCTCACATTTCAGGTACTCTAAATTTATAAGACATTTACCTTTATTTACCTACTGATGAATCGCGTAAAAAAATCTCTCGCTGCCGGCTTACTTCTACTGTTATTAATCATTTCGATGGCAGCAACATGGCTATACAGCCAAATAGATGGCTCATTACCACAACTTGAAGGTAAAACAACATTATTTGGCTTAGAAAAAAGCGTTATGATAGAGCGCGACAGTAACGGTGTGGCAACCATCACAGCAGATAATAGGCAAGATCTAGCGCTTGCTACCGGCTTTTTACATGCCCAAGAGCGCTTCTTTCAAATGGACACTTTACGAAGAAACGCCGCGGGTGAATTATCAAGTTTATTTGGTGCCACTGCACTTTCCTATGACAAATCAGTTCGGATCCATCGGTTTCGTCAACGTGCAGAAGATATCGTTCAACAGCTTTCACCTTACGAAAAGATAATACTTGATGCCTACACTACAGGTGTAAACGAAGGTTTAAGACGTTTAAAAGCTTACCCATTCGAATATTTATTGTTACAACAGCGACCAGTTGAGTGGCGCCCAGAAGACAGTATTTTAGCGGTCTTTTCTATGTATTTAGATTTACAACATAAAGATGGAAAGCGAGAAAGAACACTAGGATTATTGCAAACGTTGTTAAATGACAAGGTATATCAATTTTTAAACCCCAAAGGCAGTGTTTGGGACGCCGCATTAGATGGCACTTCATATCAACCAGCACCACTACCAGACACACCTTGGCCTAGTGCAACATCTTCAACAACTCCATCAAAGAACACCCATTCTTTAGTATTAACGTTAGTTGATGCTTTTAATACACACAAACACACCGAAGCATTACCTGGCTCTAATAATTGGGCAGTTTCAGGCGCTTTATCTCAAACAGGTAGTGCTATTGTCGCTAACGACATGCATTTAACGTTACGTATTCCTAACACTTGGTATCGTGCCCGGTTTATATATCAAGACAATAATGCTACAACCGATATAACTGGCATTACACTGCCCGGCACCCCTACCATGGTTTCAGGCAGTAACGGTCATATTTCATGGGGTTTCACCAATAGTTATGGCGACTTTAGTGATGTGATCGTATTAGAAACCAATGAGCAAAACACTGAGTACCTCACACCAGAAGGTTTTAAACCTTTTATCAACACCACACAAATGGTAGCAATTAAGCAACAACTTTCAGAAGAAGTACAACTTCAAGAAACTA
The Thalassotalea hakodatensis genome window above contains:
- a CDS encoding D-hexose-6-phosphate mutarotase, translated to MSLTLLKSTDYASISQQQLANEHAILLIEHPLCQAKVSVYGGHVLSWQPTNQRPVLWLSDKAEYQAGKAIRGGIPICWPWFGPLIDEQGNNLGNHGFARTSDWQVSSCSITQEAITLVLSIKGENRHSAWQHSFEVEQTLIFSKGLYQQLSIKNTGELPLKFGHALHSYFAVSNPKNVHLPQLKGVHFDDKITGKKQQIDELVNCVGPLDRIYYDNTEQLIKDTGWQRTIKVTSNDCQQWVVWNPGREIAATMADVHQGGETEYVCLEAANTQWVSIEAGQSQAVSQQIEII
- a CDS encoding amidohydrolase family protein yields the protein MKLFKASLLTLALTSTASAYAESIAVTNATIHTMTEQGVLTNATVVFDEGVITAINPETVNADTSIDAGGKTLTPGFIGSMNQLGLVEVSAVSSTRDSSEKKANITFDASAAFNPKSTVIPYTRKGGITTNISVPRGGDDMFKGQAFFADLSGEFDSIRMTDVAVIVDLGAKRKGSRAMEIQKLRHKLQDTKEALSKAKKDKKDAKKPKRADQAINALLAGEKPMIAYVDRATDILALLALKKEFSLDLVIAGAGDAVSVADEIAQAEVPVIMGAINNLPSFDALHRTLASASTLFDAGVNVAYSVSGDTHNLYMLRFDAGISVANGVSKENALKAVTANVADAFNIDAGRIAVGKKADLVLWSGDPFELSTRVEQMWIDGVETSTLSRQDALRDRYTAETNMPRAYVK
- a CDS encoding amidohydrolase, yielding MQKFIPSVLVAAISVSLTACIQSEKQDEKVEINKNPYPSTYQVLPQQTTIIRNATVLTGTGERLDNADVLMLDGKISQVGASLSADGAVIIDAKGKWVTPGVIDVHSHLGVYPSPSAESHSDGNEATQPNTSEVWAEHSVWPQDPGFNRARAGGITTLQILPGSANLFGGRGVTLRNVPSHTMQGMKFPDAPYGLKMACGENPKRVYGSKKVSPATRMGNMAGYRMAWAEAVEYKRAWDKYEADYAEGKNSEAPARDIELDTLKGVLDGEIKIHNHCYKAEEMAMMIDLSKEFGYHAGTFHHAIEAYKIADTLAENGNCAAMWPDWWGFKMEAYDMIQENVAVVDSKANSCAVVHSDSATTIQRLNQEAGKVMYRANENGFDIKPKDAITWITANAAKSLGIEDKTGSLASGKSADVVIWNSNPFSVYAQAEQVFIDGAKVYDRFDDKYQAVSDFSLGQQ
- the msrQ gene encoding protein-methionine-sulfoxide reductase heme-binding subunit MsrQ, which gives rise to MRRDTLTLKVLIHAISLTLLINVYYMAITDQLGADPVEYVLHFTGIGALNLLILSLAVTPLTKYIKKPFLMQNRRLIGLYAFLYALCHVLSFWAFEIQFNLALFFEEIIERPYITLGMVAFIILVLLAITSWSVVKKRMGRRWQKLHNWVYLAILLGGIHFYWSVKASVTEPVIYGVIITILLFLRKRKFLNS
- the msrP gene encoding protein-methionine-sulfoxide reductase catalytic subunit MsrP is translated as MKKSISSAVNLPEHSVTDENVYLARRTMLKQLGFVGATGLLATPSHASALDWFSSNKDTAQFKTTPLTFKKGAPLDETLTPEAKVTSHNNFYEFGTSKSDPVENAQQLQVNPWQLRIEGECEKPITLDYDQLLSMFTLQERIYRFRCVEAWSMVIPWIGFPLADLLKKVQPTSKAKFVAFQTLYDPKQMPGQASRRMGGGIDYPYVEGLRIDEAVNDLTLLSVGLYGKTLPPQNGAPIRLVVPWKYGFKSIKSIVSIRLVEKMPPTTWNILAPNEYGFYANVNPNVDHPRWSQASERRLTTGGLFARNRIETLPFNGYGEQVAELYRNMNLTKHF
- a CDS encoding DUF2058 domain-containing protein, producing the protein MSSLQDQLLKAGLATKQSARKANTERRKKKKQQKSGQQVEASLQEKVQQDLAKQQQEKQIKDSALNAQRQQALKEKEDKLRIVQILQHHQVTGVDGEKVYNYTFNNKIKKMHLDNTSYDALVNGRLALCGVDEITYLVTSETADKVAALAPDVLLVQNDKVTSDVDEDDPYAEYQIPDDLMW
- a CDS encoding nucleotidyltransferase family protein, with the translated sequence MAYSTIESELAVIVLAAGSSSRLGQPKQLVEVQGNKLIARQCELALTLTNNVLVVVGCYAEKVSDAVNHLPVNVVNNPNWQQGMGSSIAAGINALPSTVKGVMLLLVDQWQLTAADLALTKQTWQQASNSIICARGKSGAFSPPIIFPRDYFKQLKHIPPDSGAKAIVNQHGDNVISLSLEAAFADLDTPEQLQHCLRYFQTMNSDLA
- a CDS encoding XdhC family protein, giving the protein MQENWLQIVGNFSTEQDYVLATIVATKGSTYRKTGTMMLISAQGQCTGLLSGGCLEADIALHAQEVLRENHTKLLTYDLKADADLLWGLGLGCDGAIDIYLQPLTKINNHLNFVSLLKAVQQRQSGYYCQQVEDKSAGMAEFITASNDFDHDNIQRELPEGDWLITPVTPVFSLLVCGAGPDVAPLVTMIEQLGWRVTLQDHRQAYLDQPAFAHCFAKRKLRPEQSNAGDYQGFDAVVVMTHNLNNDGEILKHALAANIGYIGLLGPAGRRDKLLNALSLTASDVQQQVFAPIGLNIGGRSPQAIALSICAEIQQFISHQFQSSQIKSWRIQQ
- a CDS encoding iron-sulfur cluster assembly scaffold protein — protein: MALTKKQHVDHTKSQHQLYQTALLAHHKHPVGFELAINADASYEGVNPACGDEITVSCEIKHQGELSVIKAIAFHGDSCAICRASASIMCQEAQGITLVEAMLMAQQLTGALSTNISMIGELAEQFSPLLMIQQFPVRKQCALLPWNTLMETLKCLQDQP
- a CDS encoding aminotransferase class V-fold PLP-dependent enzyme, translated to MSIVSPWKHDFPVYLSHAHPNLCYLDSAATCLTPKHVADAVFHYQCYAHANSHKGLYQLSASVTERVEQAREKVAHFIGAQSGENISFNHGTTDAINMVAYSFVEPLLIEKQDGDQANIVISAAEHHANLLPWQRLAQQYNVELRIAPLNKDGTINQANLSALLDSDTKLLAITHCSNVLGLMNPVSNICRIARNKGIPTLIDGAQAICKGSVNVSEIDCDFYVFSAHKIYGPTGCGVLYAKGNLFDNMRPYQLGGGVIESVSYQQSRFIAGPLKFEPGSHNVAAIVGLIEAIDYMADISWHDVNQYIDNLAGYLHSELEKLPFYQPLIKRCATDVEEKIPTLVSFQVKKVHCHDIASLLDNDGIAIRAGHHCAQPLHQTLGVNASIRASLGLYNDVSDIDKLVASLTTAHKMMAL